CGGGTCACGCTGGACAACGAGACCCACTCCCTCCCGGCGCCTTTCCTGGTCCTGGCCACCGAGAACCCCGTGGAGTACCACGGCACCTTTCCCCTCCCGGAGTCCCAGATGGACCGGTTCTTCATGCGGATCCGGATCGGGTACCCCGGCGTGGAGGACGAAAAGCGCATCCTGACGGACTTGCGGGGCCAGGACGCCCTGAACGGCCTGGAGCCCGTGATGAAGGCCCAGGAGGTGATCGCCCTCTCCGAGGCGATCGAGCGGACCGCCATGGACGAGAGCATCCTGGATTACATCCTGGCCATCGTCACGGAGACCCGGAAACGGGAACCGTTCCACGTGGGGATCAGCCCCCGCGGGTCCCAGGCCCTGCACCGGGCGGCCAAGGCCCACGCCCTGCTGGAGGGGAGGACCTTCTGCATCCCGGACGACGTCAAGTCCATGGCGGTGCCCGTCCTGTCCCACCGCGTCATCCTCAAGCGGAGGTTCTCCCGCATCTACAACATGCGCGAGGAGGCCGAGACCGCCATCCTGGAACTGCTCGAGAGCCTCCCCGTCCCGGTCTGAGCAGGGCCGCGCTCTCCCCGGAAACAGACGCGGGAGGCGTGACCTTCCGGGAGCGGAAAAAGCCGAAGGATTTACCGCCGGCTCACGCGCGCGGCGCCGGCGGTTCCCGGGGCGCACGGACCGCGTGCCCCGCCGCCTCCCCGCGAAAGCTTCGTGACACCCCCTCCGTTTGATCGTCCATGCAACCCTGAATTGTGGTATGATTTATCCGGTTGTTTCCAAACGTCCGCGTTCACGGGTACCCCTCATGAAGAAACTGACACCGGTACGGATCGTCGCCTTTCAGGCCCTGGTCCTGGTCGCGCTCCTGGCCCTGGCCCAGGCGATCCTGAGGGCCCTCGGCCAGAGCCCCGACCTCGGGGGCCTGCCCGGCCTTGTTGCCGTTGCCCTGCCGATCGGGCTATCGGCCGGTTTTCTCCACGTCCTGATCGCGTGGCAGAACGCCGATCTGCACCGCACCCAGCTGCGGCTCCGGGAATCGCTCGAACTCTTCGACCTGACCCTCGGCGCCCTGGAGGAGGCGGTGCTGTTGCTCGACCCCGAGACCGGGGTGATCGTCCAGAGCAACGACGCGGTCCGGAAGATCTTCGGGTACGAGGAAACCGAGATTCACGGGCAGGACACGCGGAGGCTCCACACGGGCGACGACGCGTTCACCCGCTTCGAGGAGGAGATGAAGCGGACCACGGGGACCATGGGTTTCCTGCGGACCGAGTGCGAGATGAAACGCAAGAACGGCGAGTGTTTCCCCGCGGAACTCTTCATTCGCCCCAACCGGAAGCGCGGCGGACCGTTCCGGGTCATCTGCGTGATCCGGGACCTCACCGAGAAGAAGCGCATGGAAGCCGAGGCCGCGCGGGTGCAGCGACTGGAGTCCCTGGCGTTGATGGCCGGCGGGATCGCTCATGATTTCAACAACATGATCACTGCCATCCTCGGGAACCTCGACCTGGCCCGCATGCCCCTGCCCCCGGGCGGCGAGACCCACGCCCGGCTCACCGAAGCCGAGGCCGCCACGCTCAACGCGAAGGAACTGGCCCGCCAGCTGCTCACCTTCGCCAAGGGGGGAGACCCGGTCCGGAAGGTGACCCAGCTGGAACCGGTGATCCGTCAACTGGTCGGCCTGTCGGTCCGGGGATCGAACGTGAAGGCCGCCGTGTCCATCGCCCCGGGTTTGTGGCCCGTCGAGGCCGACGAGGGGCAGATCGGCCAGGTGATCGCCAACCTGGTGGTCAACGCGGTCCAGGCCATGCCCGAAGGCGGGGAGATCCGGGTCCGTGCGGAGAACTTCGTCGTGGAGTCCTCCCGGGTCCTTCCGCTGCGAGAGGGGCGGTACCTGAAGATCACCTTCCGCGACGAGGGCGTCGGGATCGCCCGGGAGCACCTGCCGCGGATCTTCGACCCGTACTTCACCACGAAACCCGACGGGAGCGGGCTCGGGCTCGCCACCTGCTACACCATCATCCTCAAGCACGACGGGTTCATCGACGTGGAGTCCTGGGTGGGGACCGGCTCCCTGTTCACCGTCTACCTCCCGGCCACCGGGGGCGTGGCCCGTCGCAGCCGGGAGGCGCGGGCCGTCCCGATTCGCGGGGCCGGCCGCGTCCTCGTCATGGACGACGAGATGGTGGTTCGCAGCGTCGTCGGCGAACTGGCCCGGACGCTCGGCTACCGTGTCGTCTGCGCCTCCGGCGGCGAGCAGGCCGTGGAACTCTTCCAGCGCTGGGCGGACGAGGGCGAGCCCTTCGACGCGGTGATCCTCGACCTGACCGTGCCGGGCGGCATGGGGGCCCGGGAGGCGGTCCGGAAGATCCTCGCGATCGACGGGGAAGCCCGGGTCATCGTCTCGAGCGGGTATTCCGACAACCCCGTCCTGCGGGACTTCAAGGCCCACGGTTTCTGCGATTCCATCACCAAACCCTACACCAGTCTCGAGTTGAGCCGGGTCCTGAACCGGGTGACGGGAAGCGGGGACGTCCCGGAAGACGGGGAACGGGACCCCGGTTCCGGGCCGGCCGGGGAGCAGGGCGACCCATGAAAGGCCGTGAGGACTACCGGCTGGCCCACCTGCGGGACCTGCTGGGCGGGCAGTACCGGTTCGAGGGAGTCCTCGGCGAGGGCGGTTCCGCCGTCGTCTACCGGGTCACCAACCTCCGCCTCGGCCGCTTCGAGGCGCTGAAGGTCCTCACCACGGGCCGCCCGGACGACCCGGGGTTCGGGGTGCGCTTCACCAACGAGGCGAAGCTGGCCGCCACCCTGGACCACCCCAACATCGTCAAGGTCTACGACTTCGGCATCGACGAGGGGATCTTCTGGTACACCATGCAGTACGTCGACGGGCCCACGCTGGACCGGGTCTACCGGTCCACCGGCCCCCTGATCGAGCGGGCGATCGCCCAGATCGCCGTGCCGCTCCTCGACGCCCTCGACTACATCCACCGGAACCGGATCGTGCACCGGGACATCAAGCCGGCCAACATCATCATCGACGAGGCCTGCCGCCCCTACCTGATGGACTTCGGGATCGCCCGTTCCGCGGACGCCATGAAGCTGACCCAGACGGGGATCCTCGTGGGGACCCCGGTCTACCTGTCCCCCGAGGTGGTGTCGGGCCTCGAGCCCGACGGCCAGTCGGACATCTACTCGCTCGGGGTGACCTTCTACGAGCTGCTGACCGGGGAGTTTCCCTTCCCGGCCGCCTCGACGGTCCAGGCGATCTTCTCCCGGATGCACGGCGACCCCGTGCCCCTGTCCGAACGGCGGCCGGAGATGGACCCCCGGCACGAGGCCATCATCATGCGCTCCCTGGAACGGGAGCGGGGAGACCGTTACCCGAACGCCGGGCGGATGCGGGACGATTACCTCGCCCTTCTCCGCGCGGTGGGGGAACCGCCGGGGCCTGCCCTGGAAGCCTCCTTCGGGACGAAACTGTGGCTGGGAAACGAGATCGTCCCGACGGAAGGCGCGCTCTACGACCCCACCCTGCGGGCCCGCATCGCCCCGGTACGCCGGTGGCGCAAACCGCCGGGGAAGCGCCTGCTGACCTGGGCCGTCGGCCTGACGGGCCTGGTGGCGGTGGCGATCGTCCTGCTGTGGGCCGCCTGGGACCGCTCGCCCTCGGGTCCGGCGGGCGGTGAGGCCCCTTCGGCGCCCGGGGCCGCGGGGAAATCCCCTTCCGTTTCCGGGACGCCGTCGGCTTCCGTGGTCATCCCCGCCGCCGACGGCCGCAACGCGTCCCGGCCCGCCGCGGAGGCCGGTGCAACAAGCCCGGCCCCGGCTCGGAAACCGGCGGCGAGCGGGCCGCCCGCGTCGGGGGATGCCCGGCGGGCCGGTCCTCTCCCCGGGGCTTCCGCACCGGAGCCCCTCGTCCGCCGGCCCGTCCGACCGCCGCAACTGCTGGACCGTGCCACGATCCGGCTGCCCGAGGGTATCCCGGAGGGTTGCCGGGGCCGGACCGTCAGCGTGTCCGTCATTGTCGGGGAGGACGGCCGGGTGAAGACGTCCCGGGTGCTGTCGGCGGTTGCCCCGGAGTGTGGCCGGGCCGCCCTCCAGGCCGTCGCGCGATACGTCTTCAAACCGGCGGTGGACGCCCGGGGCCAACCGGTCGAGGCCGCCACCGCCGTCTCCGTGGAACTGTTCTGAAAGGGAGGACCTCATGAGGCAGATCGTCTGGCCCGCGCTCGTGACCCTGACCCTGGCGGCCGCCCTGTCCGGCTGCTCGCCCGCGAAGAAGCCGGTGGAGGCGAAGCCCGCCCCGCAGGCGCCCCAGCCGCCGCCGCCCCCGCTGCAGCCGGTGGAGCCCGGCATCGAGGCGGAGGTGGTCTCGCTCCCGGAGAAGGCCGTGGTGATCTACCGGGAAAGGGAGTTCGGGGAAACCCCGGTGAACCTCCACCTGACCGACCTCGGGGACCTTTCCCGGGTGGTTGCCCGAAGAGACGGCAAGGACTACGTGGAGAAGCGGGTGCGGATCCTGTCCCCGGAACGCGTGCAGATCACCTTCCGTTTCGGCGAGCCCACCGGCAGCCTCAAGGCCCTGGGCTTTGCGAAGGCGGTGGTCTTCGACTACTCCGACCGGGCGGTCTTCGACGTGGACAAGGCGGACCTCAAGCCGGAGGTCCTCCCGGTCCTCGAACTGCAGGCGGCATTCCTGGTGCAACATTTCGGGGACGTCCCGGTCTACGTCTGCGGGCACACCGACAACACCGGGGGGAAGGCCCACAACCTCGCCCTGTCCCTCGACCGGGCCCAAGCCGTGGCCGCCTGTCTCGAACGGCACCAGGTGCCCAAAGACCGGATGCGCGTCCAGGGATACGGGCCCGACTACCCCCTGGACAGCAACGACACCCCCGAGGGTCGCGCCCTCAACCGGCGAACCGAGCTGGTCCTGCCGGAGTAAACCCGTCGCCGGCGGGGGGCGGCCGGCCAGGGCGAGGGAAAACCCCGGCGGGCGACGCGTGCAACGGCCCGCGTCCCCGGGGGATGAACGAGGCATCGCCGACCGTGGCGTCGCCTGGCCGGGCGGCGAGACGAACAAAGGTATTCAACCCTTTTCCTGTTCGTTTTCCGACTGTTGCGGGGATGTCAAATTTGAGCGGAGGAGGTGTGCATGGCTTTCGCGAAATTCCGGAAATTCAAGGCCGCGGTGAAAAAGAGCCTCCCGGTTTTCGGCAAAGGGGAAAGGATTCTCCCCGAGCAACTCGACCGGTTCACGGAACAACTCATGGCCGACCGGTCCTTCGACAGCGACGGCAAGGTTTACTGCCGGGACGGTTTCGCCTGCGTCAACCGGATCGGGCGGGGCCTCTACCAGGCCGTGGCCGTCCAGATCAACTCGTTCGGCAAGGGGGTGTTCTCCGATTCCATCACCCGCTTTGTGACCCCCATCCTGATGACGGTGCGCTTCCACAACCGGTTCTCGCTGCTGCGCGGGGATTTCCCGGACTGCGTCCTGTCCGTCGAGGAGTATTACCTCGGACGGCACTACTGCGGCAGCAAGGGCCCCCTGTGCAACCGGGATCACTTCCAGGACTACGCCCAGGAGTTGTTCAGGGTCCCCGACAACGCGCCCATGGCCATCCAGCAGCTCGTCTACCAGTTGATGAATGCCAACTACCTCTGCCATCACATCGCCGAGACCACCGCCTACGCCTTCGGCGCCTTCCACAACCACGCGCTCCACAAGGACCGGATGTGCTTCATGTCCTCCGGGTCCTCCTACGATGAAGCCCGGAGGCAGCTCCGGATCGACATCGTCTCGGACTTCTCCGGGCGGAAGGTCACCAGCCGCTTCACCGTCCCCCAGTACGGGAAAATCACCGAGGGGGAAACCGAGTTCGCCGAACCCTACGACGTCCTCGAGTGGGAGGTCGGCATCGAGGGCCAAAAGGAGCGCTTCCTGCTGCCGTCGGGGTACCAGAAGGCCCAGCTCCGGAAGTTCCAGGGGTGCAACGTGGTCACCAGCCAGCACATGATCGAGTACATCCTCCAGGACTTCTTCAAGCTGATCAACATCTTCGTCACGGCCGGCACCTACCAGACGCTGGAGTACATCTCCCGGGCCATGGTGGCCCGCCGGGAAAAACACATCGACGCCTTCTCCGCCTACATGAAGACGGCCACGTTCTGCCAGGGGTACTACCCCGACCGCGACCTCGACGGGGTGATCAACCGGAAGACCGACCAGTTCCCGGAGTTCAAGAAGGAGTTCTTCTACTCCATGTTCTTCCGCCCGCCGGTGCTGAAGTAGCCTGCGCGCGTGCGGCCGGGGAATCGTCCTGGGGAGTGCGGCGCGAAGGCTGCCGGAGCGCCGCTTTGAAACAGACCCGAAAAGCAAGGCGCGCAGGCTGCCGGAGCGCCGTCTTCAGGGAGCGGCTGCGGACTTGGCGGGCCGCGCCGCTCCGGCAGCCTGCGCGCCGCACTCCGCAAGGCGACCCGCGCGCTGCCGGCGATCGAGGGGGAGGTGAGGGTGTATTGGCGGCTCCCTCAGCAAAAGCACCTTGGAAATCCCGCTTTGGTTTGAGGGTAGCTGGCCCCTTCCGCTTCATCGTTTCCCGCTCGCCTATTGCCCGGCTTTCCCCGACGCCGGGGCCCTGGGCAGACGAAGGGTCTCCAGTTCCGCCCTTGATCCCATCAGGATGACGGGGCAGGCGGCCTGGTCGAGCCAGGCCAGGAGGGCGGCGACCTCGGCGGGGAGCATCGCCACGCAGCCGGCGGTGCCGACGCGGTCGGTGCGCCGGATGTGGAGGAAGATGGCGCTCCCCTTGCCGGGGACGATCGGGTCCTCGTTGTAGCGGATGACCAGCCCCAGGCGGTAGAGGTCGTCGGCGCGGCGCATCTTCTCGTGCGACACGCCCGCGGGGGGCGGTTTGCTCACCCACCGGTTGTAGTCCGGGGAGCGGGGGTCGTCCACCCAGCAGTCCCTGGCCGTGGCCGGACGGTAGTCGAGTTTCGTGACGGCGGAGGGTGCGTAGCCGAAGGCCGTCCCCAGCGGGAAGAGCCCGGAGGGGGTCTTCCGGTCCCCCGCCACCTTCTTCCCGAAGGGGGCGAAGCCGCGCTTGCCGACGTGGACGTCCAGGGGCCCCGTCACGATCTTCCAGGGTTGGCCCGGGGCCGGCCGCTCGAAGGTGAAGAAGCGCGCCCAGGGGCACTCGGGCTGCAGGTTCACCGCCAGGAGGAGCTGCCGGGATTCCGCGAGCGGCGGGCACCCCGGGTTGTCGGCCTCGAAGCGGGCCAGGAGGGCCGCGGCGGCGGCGCGGTCCAGCGCCTGGTGGGCCGCCGGCGGGGCCGGTTTCGCCGGTACGGCCGGTTTCCCCGCGGGTGGGGCGGCGGCCTTGCCCGACGCCTTCGGGTCGGGCGGCGGGGTCGCGGCGGCCGTGACGGCGGCGAGGAGGAGCGCGGTGAAGACCAGGGCGGAGGGGAAAGTGATCATGGTCGATGGCCTCGGGAAAAGTTGCAGAGATTGGCGTTCCCTTGTTTGTTCCGCCGCCTTCGAAGGCGGCACCACGCCTTTTCGTCCACTCGCGCAAGCTGAAGCTCGCGCCACGGCTTGCGAGGGGGTCACTCCCCCACGGGGCCGCGCCGGAGGCTGTCCTCCACGCCCAGGATGATCCGGGGCGAGCGCCGGGGGTCCAGCCAGCGGAGGAGGCGCTCCATGTCGGGGCGGTCGAGGGTGACGCAGCCGGATACCCGGGCGCCGGGCCTCGGCGACAGGCAGAGGAAGATCGCGCTGCCCAACCCGGCCCGGACCGGGTGCATGTTGTACTGCACCACCAGGGCCAGGGCGTACTGCTCGTCGGCCCGGCGGAGCTTCTCCAGTTCGCGGCGGCTCTGGAGGGGGCGGGGCGAACGGAGCGGGCGGTTGTATCGCGGCGAGACGGGGTTGACCACCCAGTAGTCCTGGTCGGTGACGGCGATGTACTCCATGGCGGTGTCGGCCCGGGGCGCGTACCCGAAGGCGGGCCCCAGGGCGTAGGAACCCGAGGGGACGCGCTGGTCGCCCTCGCGCTTGAGGCCCGGCGGGGCGAGCCCGACCTTGCCCACGCCGGCGCGGATAGAGTCCACGGCCCGCCAGCGGCCGCCGTCCTTTTGCATCAGGTGGATCGCCCCATCGGGGATCCCGAGCGCCGGGGCGACCAGGAGCAGGGCCTGGGTGCCCGGCACGGCGCCGGGGGAGTGAGCCTCGATGGCCGCCATCAGGTCCGCCGTGGGGGAGGGCGGGGGGCCCGTGTCGCCGCCGGGTGTCCCGCCGGGAAGGCCCGTGCCCGGCCCGGTGCCCGGGACGCTCCCGCCGGCGCCGGTGGCCCCGTCTCCGCCGGGGGGCGTGACGGACCCCCCCGGCGGGGCGACCGTCCCGCCCGGGAGCGAGGGGGTTCCCCCCGAAGGGATGACGGTCCCGGGCGGAGGCCCGGAACCCGGCGACCCGGGATCGGCGGGGGGGGTGGGACCAGTCCCGCCGAAGGGGTTGAAGAAGAGGATGACGGCCCCGGCGGCCAGCCCGACCCCCAGCAGGCCCAGGAGGACCCACGGCCAGGGGCTGCGGCGGGGCGCGCGGGCGCGGGGCGAGGACGCCCGCGCCGGGGCCGGGGGGCGGACGCCGGCGGGGGCCGGGACGGGGCCCGACGGGGGCCCGAACCCTGCCGGGGGAGGGTAGGCTCCCGGGGGGGCGGCGGGCGGCGGGAGGTACGGCGGCGGCGTGGTCCAGGGGCCGGGTGCGGGCGGCGGGGCGATGGCGTAGGTTCGCGTGGCCGAGGACGCGTCGAGGCGGGTCGGCCCCCCCGGCGGCATCGGGACCGTCCGGGCCCCGCGGGCCTGTTCGGTCTGGGCCTGGGTGGCGACCCGGGCCGTGTCACCGGCCAGGAGCGTCGGGAAGGGCGTCGCGGGGCCCCGCTGCGCCAGGGACAGGGAGGCGCGGAAAGCGTCGGCGAAGGCCGTGACGCTGGCGAAGCGGCGCTCGGGGAACTTGTCCAGGGCCCGCATCACCGTGGCGGCCATCTCGGCGGAACAGCGGTCCTGGCCGGGGGTGAGGGGCGGCGGCGGCTCGGTGATGATCTTCATGAGGACGCCGGTCAGCGTCTCGGCCTTGAAGGGGACCTCCCCCCGGAGCAACTCGTAGGCGATGACGCCCAGGGAGAACTGGTCCGAGGGCGCTTCGACCCGCTCCCCCCGGGCCTGTTCGGGGCTCATGTAGGTGGCCGTCCCCACCGCGACGCCGGCGCGGGTCTGGGCCAGCCCCTGGAGGAGCCGGGCCACGCCGAAGTCCACGAGCTTCACCGTCCCGTCGGCGGTCACGAAGAGATTGGCGGGCTTGACGTCACGGTGGACGATGCCGTGCTTGTGGGCGCACTCCAGCCCGGAAGCCGCCTGGGCGACGAGGTCGACGACCTGCTCGTGGGGGAGGCGCCCGGACGCCGTCATCAACTGCTTGAGGTCCTGGCCCTCCAGGAGTTCCATGACGATGTAGGGCGACCCGTTTTCCTCGTCCATGTCGTGGATGGCGACGATGTTGGGGTGGTGGAGCCGGGCGAGGGCCTGGGCCTCCTTGAGGAAGCGCTCGTAGGCGTCCCGGTCCTCGGTGAGGTGGCCGAACATGGTCTTGATGGCCACCCCCCGGTCCAGGCGGCGGTCGTAGCCTTTGTAGACCACCCCCATGGCGCCCTTGCCCAGGGTCTCGACGATCTCGTATTTCCCGATGCGCTGGACCATGACGCCTTCCCGGCCCGCCGTCTAGCCGTCCAGGAGGACGGGGCCCGGCTCCGCGGCCCCGGGGGCCGGGCGACGGGTGATGGACACCGCGGAGAGCACCGCCACGAGGAGGCACAGACCGACGGCCGCCAGCCAGCACCAGCGGAACGCTCCCAGGAGGGACGGGGGAAGGGTGGCCCCCTTCGCCAGCAGGTGGATGTCCCCGGGGAACAGGGTGGTGAAGATGCTTTCGAAGAGGCAGACACCCAGGATCATGCCCAGGCGGCTGAAGAGGTTGAACACCCCCGAGGTGGAACCCTGTTCCCCCGCCGGGGCGAGGCGCATGACGTGGTTGGCGTTGGGCGAGAGGAACAGGGCCAGGGAAGCCCCCTGCCAGGCCAGGAAGACCAGTGCCGACCCCAGCCCGGGCGTCTGCAGGTCGAGGGCGAAAAAGAGGCAGGCCCCGGATGCGGAAGCCATGCCCAGGGTGCAGAGGACGGTGGGGGGGAGGCGGTCCGAGAGCCGGCCGGCCAGGGGGCCCACGAGCATGAGGGCGACGGAGTAGATCATCAGCACGAAGCCCGTCTGCTGGGGGGGCAACCCCTTGCCGTACTCCAGGAAGAAGGGCATGAGGAAGTTGTTCCCGGCGATGACCATGGTGGCGGCCATGAAGGCGATCAGCGCCACGTCCAGGCGCCGGATGGCGAAGAGGGACAGCTTGAGCAGGGGGGCGGGGCAGCGGGTCTCCCGTCGGAGGAAGAGGAACAGGAAGACCAGAGCGATGCCGAAGGCCGTCAGGATGGGGGGCGAGCCCCAGCCGTGTTCCGTCCCGTTGTTCAGGGCGTAGACGAGGCCCAGGATCGCCAGGAAGCTGAAGAGGGCCCCGGGGTAGTCGAAGGGCTCCCGCTCCCTCGCCGTCGCCTCCCGGGAGTCGTCCGGGAGGAAGCGGCGCCCGGCGAGGATGGCCATGCCCCCGATGGGGATGTTGATGAGGAAGATCCAGTGCCAGGAGAGATACCCGGTGACCACGCCCCCCAGCGGGGCGCCCACGGCGACGCCGAGGGCGGCCGACGTGGAGACGAGGCCGAACGCCCAACCGCGCAGGGTCTCGGGCAGGAACTTCGAGAGGGCCGCATAACCGGAGATGATGATCATGGCGGCCCCGAAGCCCTGGACGAACCGGGCGCCGATCAGGCTGAGCAGGGTGGGCGCGATGCCGCAGAGCAGGGACGCCCCCCCGAAAACCGCGAAACCCAGGAGCAGGAGCCGCCGTGCGCCGAGCCGGTCGGAGAGCTTGCCGAAAACCAGGGTGGTGCTGCTCAGGGAGAGCATGTAGCAGAGGATCACCCGGGAAACGTCGCTCATGGAAGCCCTGAAACCCTGGGCGATGGCGGGGAGGGAAACGTTGACGATGTAGGCGTCCAGGGTGGCCATGAAGGAGGCGAAGCAGACCATGACGATGGTGGGGAGGTGCTCGCTGCGCTGCGGGTCCATTTCAGACCCTCACCTTCAACCCGTCGTACGCCATGACCACCTTCGGCGGCTTCCCCTCGGCGTGGAGTTCCGCGTAACGGCGGGTCTGTTTCAGGAAACGGTCGAGGAGGTAGTCGTTGCAGGTGTGTTCGCTGTGGTAGAGGCAGAGGCGGGGTATCTCCGCCTTCACCGCCAGTTCCACCGCCGTGATGTTATTGGAGTGGCCCCAGTTCTCCCGGACCGTGAAGGCGTCCTTGAGGGAGTACTGGGCGTCCATGATGATCAGGTCGGCGCCCCGGCAGAAATCGACGAAGGGGTAGTAGTCGGCGTCGAGGTTGTCCTTGTGCTCGGCGTCGGTGGTGTAGACGACGCTGCGCCCGCCCAGTTCGAAACGGTACCCGTAGGAGTCGCCCGGGTGGTTCTGCCGGATGAGCCGGACCGTCACCCCCCCGATGACGTGGGCCCGTTCGGTCTGCAGGGTGTTGAAGCTCAGGTCGGCCTCCATGGCTTCGAGGGAGACCGGGAAAAAGGGCGGCGACATCTGCCGGGCGAAAGGGGTGCGCATATCCGCGTGGCCACCGTAGACGAGAACCCGGTTGCCGGGGATGTAGGCGGGGGTGAAGAAGGGGAAGCCCTGGATGTGGTCCCAGTGGAAGTGGGAGACGAAGAGGTGGAAGGTGGCGGGGAAAGAGGCCTTTCCCCGGTGGACGAGGTCCATGACGTGCTGGCCGAAGTCCCGCAGGCCGCTTCCGGCGTCGCAGAGGATGTAGGCGTCCCCGCCCGTGACCTCCACGCAGGAGGTGTTGCAGCCGTAGGCGCCGCGCACCGCGAAGGGGAGCGCCCGGAACATCCGGTTGAGGCGGCAGGGTGTGCTGGCCCGCGCCCGCGCCGCGGCCTTCATGGCCTTGCGGATCTTGGAATGGACCGCGGCCGAGGTCAGCGACGCCGGGAGCGAGCCTCGCGTTCCCCAGAAACAGACGTGCATGGCCGGCCCTCCTCGTGAATGTCGCTCGACGGAACCCTTCCCCGAGTATACGTTAGCCGGGCACAAAATACCACACTCAAAGTCGCCGCCCCCCCAAGAAGGCGGGGGGCGGCGGGGTCAGGTTCAGGCGCCGATGTCGGCGGTGCAATGCGGGCACTTCACGGCCTTGACGGGGATGGCGGTGGCGCAGAGGGGGCAGTCCCGGGTGTCGGGCGGGGCGGGGGGCGGTTCCCGGCGCATGCGGTTGATCTGCTTGATGACGATGAAGATGGCGAAGGCGATGAGGATGAAGTCCAGGATCGTGTTGAGGAACGCCCCGTAACCGATCACCGGCGCCCCCGCGTCACGGGCCGCCTTCAGCGTCTGGTAGTGAACCTCGGAGAGGTTGATGAACAGGTTGTTGAAGTCGATCTTGCCCAGGAGCAGTCCCAGGGGGGGCATCAGGACCTCGTTGACGAACGAGGTCACGATCTTGCCGAACGCGGCGCCGATGATGACACCGACGGCCAGGTCGACGACGCTCCCTTTCATGGCGAACTCGCGGAATTCCTTCATCATGCCCATGGTAACCTCCAGCGGGATTTGGGTCGATCAAACGGAAACCCGGAGCCGGTAGTCAGGAGCCGGGAGTCGGAAGGCCCGCCGGTGACGTGGAGGGGCCCCGGCTTTCCGTGCGACCGGTAGGTTTGACCCCCACGCCCCGCAGCCGGGGGTCGAAGGTGCCGGGCGTGCATCCCGATGCTGAAATCCAACAAGGACAAAACGTTCTGAACTCCTCCTCCTGGCTCCCCGCTCCGGACTTCTGAACGATTATACCCCGACTTTTTTCCGCCACGGCAAGAAAACGTGGACATCCACCCAGGCGGGCGATACAATCCCCCTCTCGCGCGGGAGGCCGGGAGAGCCCGGTGTCACGCCCGGGCGGGGCGCCGGGGCATGACGTCCCGACGACGGGATCGGGGGAACGCGCCGTCCTCCGTCTCCCAGCGCTACCGGAGGAGACCCGATGAAAAGAGCCCTGTTGCCTGCCTGCCTGATCACCCTCGCCGTCCCCGCCCTCCTGGCCGGAGACCGGGCGGAGGGAACCCCCAAACCCGTCAAGGGGACCACCATGAACGAGACGACCTACGACATCCGCCCGACCCTGGCCGCCTTCGCCCCCGTCGAACTCCGCGTGGACACCTCCTTCCTGAGCGAGGCGGAGAAAAAGGTCCTCCGGAAGCTCTCGGAAGCCGCCGGCCTGATGGACGAGATCTTCCTGCGGCAGG
The sequence above is a segment of the Acidobacteriota bacterium genome. Coding sequences within it:
- a CDS encoding protein kinase — its product is MVQRIGKYEIVETLGKGAMGVVYKGYDRRLDRGVAIKTMFGHLTEDRDAYERFLKEAQALARLHHPNIVAIHDMDEENGSPYIVMELLEGQDLKQLMTASGRLPHEQVVDLVAQAASGLECAHKHGIVHRDVKPANLFVTADGTVKLVDFGVARLLQGLAQTRAGVAVGTATYMSPEQARGERVEAPSDQFSLGVIAYELLRGEVPFKAETLTGVLMKIITEPPPPLTPGQDRCSAEMAATVMRALDKFPERRFASVTAFADAFRASLSLAQRGPATPFPTLLAGDTARVATQAQTEQARGARTVPMPPGGPTRLDASSATRTYAIAPPPAPGPWTTPPPYLPPPAAPPGAYPPPAGFGPPSGPVPAPAGVRPPAPARASSPRARAPRRSPWPWVLLGLLGVGLAAGAVILFFNPFGGTGPTPPADPGSPGSGPPPGTVIPSGGTPSLPGGTVAPPGGSVTPPGGDGATGAGGSVPGTGPGTGLPGGTPGGDTGPPPSPTADLMAAIEAHSPGAVPGTQALLLVAPALGIPDGAIHLMQKDGGRWRAVDSIRAGVGKVGLAPPGLKREGDQRVPSGSYALGPAFGYAPRADTAMEYIAVTDQDYWVVNPVSPRYNRPLRSPRPLQSRRELEKLRRADEQYALALVVQYNMHPVRAGLGSAIFLCLSPRPGARVSGCVTLDRPDMERLLRWLDPRRSPRIILGVEDSLRRGPVGE
- a CDS encoding MFS transporter gives rise to the protein MDPQRSEHLPTIVMVCFASFMATLDAYIVNVSLPAIAQGFRASMSDVSRVILCYMLSLSSTTLVFGKLSDRLGARRLLLLGFAVFGGASLLCGIAPTLLSLIGARFVQGFGAAMIIISGYAALSKFLPETLRGWAFGLVSTSAALGVAVGAPLGGVVTGYLSWHWIFLINIPIGGMAILAGRRFLPDDSREATAREREPFDYPGALFSFLAILGLVYALNNGTEHGWGSPPILTAFGIALVFLFLFLRRETRCPAPLLKLSLFAIRRLDVALIAFMAATMVIAGNNFLMPFFLEYGKGLPPQQTGFVLMIYSVALMLVGPLAGRLSDRLPPTVLCTLGMASASGACLFFALDLQTPGLGSALVFLAWQGASLALFLSPNANHVMRLAPAGEQGSTSGVFNLFSRLGMILGVCLFESIFTTLFPGDIHLLAKGATLPPSLLGAFRWCWLAAVGLCLLVAVLSAVSITRRPAPGAAEPGPVLLDG
- a CDS encoding MBL fold metallo-hydrolase, with the translated sequence MHVCFWGTRGSLPASLTSAAVHSKIRKAMKAAARARASTPCRLNRMFRALPFAVRGAYGCNTSCVEVTGGDAYILCDAGSGLRDFGQHVMDLVHRGKASFPATFHLFVSHFHWDHIQGFPFFTPAYIPGNRVLVYGGHADMRTPFARQMSPPFFPVSLEAMEADLSFNTLQTERAHVIGGVTVRLIRQNHPGDSYGYRFELGGRSVVYTTDAEHKDNLDADYYPFVDFCRGADLIIMDAQYSLKDAFTVRENWGHSNNITAVELAVKAEIPRLCLYHSEHTCNDYLLDRFLKQTRRYAELHAEGKPPKVVMAYDGLKVRV
- the mscL gene encoding large conductance mechanosensitive channel protein MscL, with protein sequence MMKEFREFAMKGSVVDLAVGVIIGAAFGKIVTSFVNEVLMPPLGLLLGKIDFNNLFINLSEVHYQTLKAARDAGAPVIGYGAFLNTILDFILIAFAIFIVIKQINRMRREPPPAPPDTRDCPLCATAIPVKAVKCPHCTADIGA